The genomic window TCATTTCATTCCAGGAAATTAACACCTGGTTACTTCCTCATCGCGAATTCTGTTTGACcaacgataaaattataacttTCGTTCACCCCGGCGGGGTGATTAAATGCAGTGATCGAGATGAAAATCAGGtcgaaattattatactttaaAAACGTTGATATATTACTCGGAAAATTATGCTCAGTGCGACGAAACATATTGTTAATTTATGTTAATCTTTACCTCGGTAAATAACTTGCGTAAATATACAATCGAAACAAGattctgtatatatatatatacatatatatatatatacaataattcgatgaaatatttctctctCCAAGTAATTCCtttcaaataatataacaacaacaacaataacaataaactAATAACGACGAACGCTGTGTGGAAGAAACAATAAAGCAATCTCGTCGAAACGTTATAGAATCGTTTTACCCATTGAACTGGTAACATTGGTTATCGATTTTCGTTCGATAGTTTTAGTCCCTCCACAATGTTTAGGTCGATTGGCGTCGGGGGTGGGGGAGGATGTATAGAAATTGGTAAATAACAAACAGTCTGTATTTCAATTCGCTTCCAGGATTCCATTTCACGCATCTCGAGCTGTTACACTTTCGTCTCAATTCAGCGAACATGTGAATATGCGTAGGTTCATCGGGTTATAATGCAAAAATAGTTATCTGCGCATACTTACGTTGTAGGTGTAATAACAATACAAGTCTTGGAGAAGAATTTCAcgggaaaaatttcttttcaacgtCTCTTGCGTCTTAAAGTTATAGTTGACAGGTAAACCCCGAGCATTGGCTATTGTACGCAAACAGCGGTCTCgtttcgtcgtttttttttttcatataatatttttttacctctcTGTTCCAGCTCACGGGATTTCTTCAACATCCGGTACCATACAGCAGCATGTCTGAGGTTTACGCTGTCGCGAGATGGGATCCGACCTACAAGTACTGCCTCCGTATCGTCTTACCGGACGGATCGCTTCTCTTGCAGGCTGGTAACGCTTACACGAGGGATCAGTGGTACCATTCCATACTATGGAAGGTGCGTATGCGATATATTTCATGTCCATTATCGCTGGTACCGCAGATTTTTAAACTGCGCAAAACCCGATCGTCTCGTCACGTTCCACTTTCGTTGTCGGTACGAGGGTTAAAATTTCGCACCCTCAACAATTATACTCCCTGAGATCTTAATATGCACGGTGACATTGTagctggttttttcttttcgtccaCCGACAAAATCTATggaatatattgaaaattcagtcaATTTAACCGCGTATCTACGTCAGTACCTACCTACGTCTAACTTCACGTCTGATCGACTTGGGTGAGATATGTAATGTTTTGGGAATAAATGAtaagttttgtaaaaataattctgaaatCAAGAAATGTATGAAAAGTTAATATTCGTAATAATAACGCGTATCGAATTAAATggcaataatttttctacactAGTTTTAGTTATTCGAGTCCGTTGCAAGATTCAATATaacgatttgaaaatactgcaacttattttttcaatgcaacaGTCTAGTATTATTATCAGTCCTTCTTCTATCAGACTTCTTGTAACTCTACCTCGATTATCTCTAAATTCGtacattttattgtaattatagATAAGCAATAAAGCAAACATCGATACCAAAAGTATCTCCGGTGCACTTTTTTCCATAGCCTAAGAATAAACTGCAGCATGGATGAGCCGTATTGTTAGACCGTTAAAAATTTACGCCCGTCATTCCGACGCTTAATACGTTTGCGTTATGGGAATTGCACTATAATTTATCTGGAAGGTAATTTCGTTATCGGCGAATCTGCTTCAGTTTATGGTCTGGATTGGAATAACGATTGGGAAGAGCGCGAAATATTGTCGGATAAAATGTTTgggcgaaaaatttctcatttgatGTAAAAATTCGTTTGTATTGTCTAGGTACAAGGTACAAGGTACAAGGCATATATACACTCGCACTACACCTGACAATGAATTAGGGACAAATGTTTGAGCCCATACGTGCCTATAAtaaattataggtatacaggAACGTTTAACGAGTATTAATACGGTGCGATGGACTTCGCAGGTGAATGATGCAAATATTTTAGGTATTTACACAGATACTTTAAAGATGAAGTTACAGGCAGTAGTCCACGTGTCGAACATTCGACTCCTGGAGTCACATAATTCGatgatatatttttcgttatttacaCGTTCTTGAATAGTGTGTCACGCATATATCTACACTGTAAATTTATATCATATATACAAACCAATAACAAGTATTAATTCTGACTTACGATTAGCGTAAAAATTGACGCGGATCCGGCGCCATTAAAAGGTTCAGAAACGGGTAATCGCAATGCGAATGATCAGGAAGCACGCATCAGTTATccggaaaaaaatatccgtcTTTCTATTTATCATAAATCCCATAAACACGATGTACAATTCTTCGCACATTCGTACGTGGCTGTAAACATGTTTGCAGACTCGTGAAACAGACCATCCATCCATCCTTTGGTCTATGTAACACATTATACTCGGCACGCGTGCTTTTAAACCGAAATTTCGCAAACCACCAGCCGATGGTTTGCGAAGTAACGATGATTGGTACAAAAGCATGACAGCTAGCTCACGGTTCATCGGCACTTCGATGAATTTTCGTACATACAAGTAAATAAGAATGACACTGCAGAAGAAAAATCTTACACCAAAAGCACGTGTGAGCTAAGGGGGTGTCCATTAATTACGcgaggtgttttttttcttaaatttggACCTCCTCACCCTAGATTTAccctataatatttaaataattaaatttattcgatATCTTCGTGTATTTTGCTTCATACCACCAGCTAACCTATTAAAAACGTATATTCCCTGAATGAAGAAAAGTTGACGTGTAATTTTCATTGGCCCCCCATTTCAATTTCGCCTAATTAACGAAAAGCACCCGAAATTTTTAACCCTGTTCTATTGCAGAAGAGCATCTTCAAGTACCAACACTTGGTCTCGGTGAGCACCAGGGAGGAGGTCGTGCTTCGAGAGCTCAAAGCGATGGTAGATTTCGCCCTGTGGACTCCCCTGCAGGACGAAAGGGTCGCCGGGGCGCCGCTCGAGGCGGTAGCCAGACTCCTGGAGGAACCGGAAGCGGCCGATTCGAAGAGCGGAAAGGGCGGCGCGGCCCGCTGCGACGGCAGGGGTGGGAGAAATTGGGCCGAGGCTGTTCTGGCCGTGGCGGCACCGCTTTTGGAAAAAGTCGCGCCGCCACCGACGCTTGCAAGAGCTTTGGCAAGGCTGGCCCAACTCCACCCGAGGTCCCCTCTCGTCGCGGCTCTCGCCCCGGCCATAACAAGGTGCCTCAAGCACACCGTCGACTTCGGCAAGTCGCCCGACATGCGGAAGCTCCTTCAAGTCTTCGTCGCCGCTCTCTACGAAAACAACGACGGCGAACAGGCGATCAGGGACTACATTGCCTCCGTTCACGGACCCGGAAGCGACTGTCCTCATCCAAGGGTACTTCCGAACTTAGTGTCGATTTGTGTCGCTGCCATATTTCACAGGTGAGCTGGTGTCCTTTTCCAAAttcccgtttctctgttttcagacGAAAAAGGGATGTTGTTCTAATCAACTGGAGAATTgagagttgaattttttaatggaTCTCGACGTTTCATGGTCTCGAGAATTGCCACCCAAACCATATTCGAACGGATGTCTGATTCTGTGTGTCTGTATCTATGTATGgacgcatgtatgtatgtgatcaatttttttatccgacgaaatgtcgaaaacgagttaccggatttcaatgattttggtcTCAATTGGCGCGGCTTTTCCAAACTCAGAACTGAGTAGATTTTTGCTTTGATCGgttcggtaattttttaattatttaaataacagatttacaaaaaaaaaatcaattaaaatGATGATATCTTGAGAGTGGACGAATGGATTTTTTTTGGGTCGTTTATCACGAGTCTGAggtcagatttgcaaaatttaaatgtGGCGTATTcaataatctgaaaaaaaaacaattaaaaatacgaaTCTCAATCCAGATTGTAAGATAGAAAATGGCGATCCaatatagtaaaaaaaaagtctaaaAATATACCGACGTTGGTAGAGATTGCTAAGTGGAGGTTTTTTCCGAGGGCTTTAAAAGCGTTAATCACaaatctgaatttgtagttcaaaattcgaattggatattgttccttttttttttctctctataaACTTGGAACCTGCAGTGTGAGAACGGGACGTTCGAGGGCTGGCAAATGGCCAGTCTGGAAGCCGCTTGTTCTCCTCACGTAGAGTCCGGAATTGCAGAGCGTATGAGCAGAGAGTAGAAGTTGCTATAATCACtgcggaaatgaaaaattcagtatttttACTTGATCTCGACGTTTTGAGGTCTCGAGAATCACCCTCCGGCCATTTCCACATGGATGTTTAGGTGTGCGATGaagttgttctttttttctctctctctctctctctctctctctctctctctctctctctctctctctctctcttctaaCGATATGTCGCCAATGAATCGAAGGATTCTTATTACTCTATTTTCAACCGAGGCAGTCAATTGCGTGACTCAGAACTTGATTTGATTTTGAGCTCAATCGGGTCAAGTGTTGCTAACAATAAGCTGTTGGTATAATCCaaagatgtaaaattttttgtcctATAGCTTCTCAATAACGGTTCAATCGATTTTCATCGAACTTGGTCCATCGGTTTGACTTCGTTCAACTTAAAACCTGTCATATTTCGAgtcatctttgtttttttgtttttattttaagaaaGAATCCTTGTCTAATGGGAATGGTCGAATTTTCATCGAAGGGTCCTCCGAATATTTCTTGAACCTGACTTGGCTGCCATATTGTTTTTAGCTCTCATCGAATATCAACTCCAACTAGTTTGTGTTATAGTAAATGTACAATACAACGTTCGTTATATCAATACGATGTTTTGTGAAATCTGTTCCTATAattacatacacatacatataggtatgtatagcGAAGAGTTAGATTTGTctatggatgaaaaaataaaaaacttatCAAGATTCTGCGAAGCTGagggtaaatatttttctccgcGAGCAATTGTGTGCTTCAATGATCTACGTATGTTTTCGGAGCTATCTTTCCATTTACAGCGGTTCTTCCTAAAAACcttatcaaatatacatacattcaaAGCATACCTCATGTGGTCAATGTTATATATACCTAGTCGTACATAGAAATACAGGTGATATACTGCGCAAACATCCGGTATAGGTATATGCGTatgtataattgaaaaaaaaaaacgatgtttACCCTGTATAACAGGATCATCGTGCTTCGGTCTCAGTCGGTTGATTTATCAAGAATCGGTACAGAGTCTAGTCGgacaaaaatgtttaaaataaacTGACGCGTGTTGGGGGGCATGTGTGTTACAGATTCGAGGTCGCGCGTCATTCTTCGTCTGCAGATGAACAGCCAGCCTCGTCATTGCCTCCTCTCCAGTGTTATCTTCTCCTCTTGAACGTTGCGTGAGTATGATGTTACAATTTTGGAAGCGGAGCGTACAACCAGATTTTCGATCGCAGGATCTCGATTATAATCCGGGAGTAAAAACCGTCTCATTAATCGGAAATCCTTCGCAGATCGGAGTACGCTGATTGGCGGCCTGGACTCGGCGGCCTTTTGCAGCCGGTTCCGTTCCCCGAAGAAGCTCTGGCCGACAAAGCTGTCCAATTGTCATTGCTGGTCGGCGTCGCCGGACGCCTCGCCAAGGACCCGAGGTGTTCAGTTCACCGATGCTTACTTCCGGTACGAGAACCGAGACCCGGATGGATCCACATCGCGGCTCCAGCGAGCCCCGCCTGTCCGGATCAAGGGCAGCTTTTTGGAGAAATGGTATACAACGAACGATTTTTACGACTTTATCGGAGTAGGGATTTTGCGTCGTTTGTGATAGTTAACATCATTTAGTCGTTTTTTTGTAAACGGAGATAAGATCCGGCGTTTGCCTATCCCGGTTCGGTTCGTTGTCTGATCGATACGCGAGACTAACCGATACTTGGATATAATTCGTTGTTTCGAGATAAGGGATAAAGTATGGCGCGCATATTAAGCATCGAAAGCGTTATAGGTGTGTACACACGTGTGTAATATGCGGTAGTGATAACGgggcaataataataacaacgggAACTGATGATGATAATGGCTCGTTAATCAATCCTCAATCATTGATAAGACCGCCGACTGCAGCAGGCTGCAGACATATTGCAACGCGTACTTAATACCAACCGAGACGATTTATCATACGACGTACGTTTAAacggtgaggaaaaaaattggacagCGTAGTAAAAGTCTCTTTGTAACGCCTGAGTGACGCGGATGACTAAACCGCAGGTTCTTTTCATCCATGTGCTTCCGCCCGCGGTAAAATCCGTTATTCAATCGAATATTCTGGCCTTGTGTTATGACGTCGTTAAATGATATGATACGCATATAAACggtatgctttttttttatacgatacAGCTGGGTACCTggagaaaaattctgaaattccatacagaaaaaataaaaaaaaaaaacaaaacaaaacaaaataaaaaaaaacgtcaagcAAATATTATTACCTATAAAGGAAATATGTGGTACCTTGAtgaaaagtgagaatcgtataTTGACGATAAACTTGAATGGTAAGGTAACTTGCGAAGATTCTTGACCATTGGCtactaaaatttattatttattatttattttataaaatttacagcTGAATTAGTAACGTCGACGGTTTACCTGCTTGTTCTTAGTACAGTTAGAAGTTTCTATACAGTGaccgataaaaatttcacacttcaTTCTTGAAGGGATAGAAATTTATCACGTTATAACTTTCGACCTCTTTtccaatttttgcaaaatgcAGCTAACGACGCTGTTCGAGTGTTGCTGTCGGAGGAAGAAATTTGTTGGATCACTCATGAAACAGGCTGGAGGCGCTTGTATCCTCCTAGGAGTCAGAGGATGCGACGCGGCTCAAGAGGCATTGTGTCTGATGTTGGAGTGGAGGTTGCTCCCGAACGAGGAAGCCAGACTGCAAGTAGTTTCCGCCCTGCAATCTACAGCTTCGGGAAGAACAAAGTACGCCGCACTTTGTCAGCGGCAGAGAAACCTGCAGGAGTTGGTGAGCCTCTCCTCGTATTAATCATCTCAACTTTCTCCCTCGTTCCTTCCGCGTTTTCACATTATCAAACTTATGTGACTCTACGTTCTCACCTCATCAAATGTTTATCCCGAAATGGTAGCAACAAAAAGGGGGACCCAAGAAGCTGACGCTGCCTGTTCGAGCGACTGACGCCGACGTCGCTCTTCTTCTGGGCGGAGGTGCTCTAGGAAATCTGGAGTGTTTGAGCCTGGCTTTCACGTCTGTGACTTCGGCCTGTGCCGAACAGTTGATAAAGCTACCGGCCTTGAGATATCTCAACTTGTGGGCAACGCAGTTCGGCGATGCCGGCCTACAAATGATCAGCGAACACCTCCAGAAGCTGCAGGTGTTGAACTTGTGCGAGACGCCGGTTTCCGACAAGGGAATTTCCACCCTTGCCTGTAAGTTTCAAGGCTGCTTAAAACGGCCGGATGACGCGTCGATGTTAAACCGTCATTACGTGGTTATAATTCTCCGTCAATTTCACCTTCCAGCGCTAACGAGTCTGAGGAAGTTGAACTTGAACAGCACCAAACTGTCGGCCCAAACCTTCGAATCGTTGAAGAAGCGATTGCCGGCTCTTCAGGAATTCGATGTTCGATACACAGAGGCTTGGTGACCCGAACCTCCGCCCAGAAATTTACCGAACAACCTCAACAATCTCTTGGATAATAACGCTTCGACAAATATATTAACTGCAAGGCGACAGCGTTgagatgaatatttttgagcAACCACTGCCACCGATTACAAAGTTCAATACTTTATTTACAGTTGTTCGTCCCTGGCCTACATTACAATGTGTGTACAATTATAATAGTAAACATACGAAAAATTTAACTCCCGTAAAAGGTGTACAATTTCGTTCGATGCAAAGCTGATGAATTGAGTTTTGTTGCGTTtctgttgaaattttcgtcaccGTCGCGGAAATTTCGCGCTAgtgaattttctaaaaacgAAGGTGTCTtggaaattttaaaatcatctCTTCATCCAACTTACAAATACATAGAATCACGtgttcttcttgtttttcatttatattgtAGGTGGATTGATTAACTAACGGAACACTCGGTATGTATACTACAATTCGTTATAGTATAGGGTATTACATCTCAATATTGAATGACCGTTATTAGTGTACATAGATAGCTAGATACGCGGTGAGGAAGAACCGTATAATATACAGCTTaagttaataatttattaaagctagggaatattatacatatatacaccgtacgtacatacatgcatacatgcacacgcatataggtatatgtatgcCTGAGTAAGTGAAATGATTTAACACACCGCGGCTATACTGCGCGCGTACGATATATAAGTTGTTAATTcaatttggaagaaaaatttttaaataacaaaaacgCATGTATAGAATATAACGAAATTGAGGAGAAATCGAAAGATGATGTGGCGTATAGGATTGTATATTAcaagttatacgtataatacattatatagTACCCTAATGATAGGACGACTGATTCcgtattttatttgaatatatatttgcAAAGCTGCAAGGGAGCAAGCGTTGTATGAAGACTGTATCTGTCAATTTCATTAATGATTATCAAATTAGttaattatgataataatataataaaaataataaaaaataataacattaataataacaacaacaacaacaacaacaacaacattgataattcattaatttatgataataataaatacaagtTTAATATTCATTCTGCCTTTGTGACATTTCCCACTACAAATACAATCCACACCTATGCATAATATAAGTAACCCGTAAATAGAAACAAATTAAGTACGAGTACgtcaaaattcagaaaaatactATGCGTCAAAAGTATTGATGATTCATCGGAACATTTCCCTTATCGTCAATGTGAAcgtaattacaatttttatttttattttttcttttcttattttctgtcagtgaaataaattaacCGGGATAATCATTAATCATACGCATGAACGTACCGGCGTTTTCACGCTAATACATCGAAACAAATTGATacgattaatattttcatacttatttactgttattattatatcgttCCTGtcgacaaaattttcgaaggtaaatatgtatttttttattttgctttcTTTCGTATTCTCACACTGGAtggtaaattatttcaataataggtaatattaaattaaatattagaaaaacttttaattGTTACAAGTTAGTTATAagtatgtatacatttatatacatatatatatatatatatatatatatagacatatGTATTATAGATATGTGCAGAATGAGTAttcatattaaaaaattgtgaagTACCACTGTTTACCGGTATTTATACTGCACTGTAcattaataacaacaacaacaacaagaataacaacaacaacctTCTTGTGCGTTCATTTGATGAAAGACAGTGGCGTGagattttcagtaaaattcaagttgtcaaataattaaaaactaaGACTGATCCTCCTCTCACCTGCCGACTTATTTGAActggtataatataatatggaAAGCACTTGTCATTCAGCTTTCGGGTTACTCTGCAcaagaattaattaattgtaaatcaTATTATATTTCTAGAGCGCCGCGGATGCctattattaacaataatgataataagattaataataataggtAAGAACTGTAAAATcaaatacatataaaaaaatacacttcGTATTTAAATACTTTGGCTAGATCTTGTTGGGATTCGTTGTCAGATTGCTTTTTGCATAAGTATAGTATACATATGATGTGAGCCTATCAATATAAGATTAGGGTAATCCTACGACATACAACTATAGATTTCTTATTAAAATTAGtatgaaaattaatgttttACGTCTAGGTAAAACGTGTTAACATAACACTCGGGTTCTAATACAATAGTACCAGAATCCGGATTTGCCTAATATCAGGTTACTTcataggtatataaaaaaaaataagaccataacaaaaaattgtatgaaTGTGTAAACTCAATTTGGTATCtatgatgtaataaaaataaaaacattgtCAAGCATATGGAAAAACgagaatgagaatgaaaaatatccagATTGAAAATATCTGTTTGGTTCTTCCAGATCTACAGTAtggaaattaataatattctcAGTATGATGTAAAAAACGTTGTCCCtactgataaaaaaataaggtaCTTTCAACGCTTTAATAGTACATTGTGTATCAAGGGTGGAAAGAAGGCGATGACGAGTGTGATGTTTGCTGCCTGAGCAAAGCGAGGGTGGTGATCAAACGAAGGAAATCGTCATCTTCTCGTCATGCACACGATTATTTCTGTCCGAGCCCTTTTGAAAAATCGCCTTTCGTGCATGTGAAGCGGGTGCATGAAAACGGCAATTTCACGTCCGCTTCGCATGCGCGAATAGGCGTTATCTCTAGGGAGGGTCGGACAAAAGACATTAACTTACATTTGCCGTTTGATCGGGATGTTGGTAATATATATCAgtaattgttataaaaattcctATTCATTATTCTTATCATTTCAATTCCTTGGAAGTCAAAGGCACTTGGCTTACGAGCTTGTTCAGGTCACTGAGATAATGTAGAGTATACTTAGAA from Neodiprion lecontei isolate iyNeoLeco1 chromosome 1, iyNeoLeco1.1, whole genome shotgun sequence includes these protein-coding regions:
- the LOC107218617 gene encoding C-Maf-inducing protein; translation: MKDQRRVPMFCFQSPFTRGSSRGSAQSSRTASPSAAMQRPPDASAAGSRPPTTADHESTGSRRRGSETNSEGSGSSSIKYIDQEATCMSGSSSTDTLPGIRADYLDVDPLSSPETPVACNGDLAEPDLGMERPSSGSFLTVNPPSTGPKENRPVHLSPNGQKSNGGGRWRRRFLLRLRSTESSTSSTGEPSPTPSPSPSPTPSPSPSPGNPNHVQRSSFSSAQDIPALENGFEEASAGGVAKSLCVEEGSLPSSPAPGVGLAPGGGAYYAFLTANCVIRQEPTSTSSPQLSSAASTPRASVDSPISYKDLPQQGATLEPQTLEASCLPAARSCPNLERQSGPSSPSPSPGPAGPRFKPLEEGDIQVCYLNHTRTLVSKILSNKFLRRWETHHLYLNDACLSSRTLTGFLQHPVPYSSMSEVYAVARWDPTYKYCLRIVLPDGSLLLQAGNAYTRDQWYHSILWKKSIFKYQHLVSVSTREEVVLRELKAMVDFALWTPLQDERVAGAPLEAVARLLEEPEAADSKSGKGGAARCDGRGGRNWAEAVLAVAAPLLEKVAPPPTLARALARLAQLHPRSPLVAALAPAITRCLKHTVDFGKSPDMRKLLQVFVAALYENNDGEQAIRDYIASVHGPGSDCPHPRVLPNLVSICVAAIFHRFEVARHSSSADEQPASSLPPLQCYLLLLNVASEYADWRPGLGGLLQPVPFPEEALADKAVQLSLLVGVAGRLAKDPRCSVHRCLLPVREPRPGWIHIAAPASPACPDQGQLFGEMLTTLFECCCRRKKFVGSLMKQAGGACILLGVRGCDAAQEALCLMLEWRLLPNEEARLQVVSALQSTASGRTKYAALCQRQRNLQELQQKGGPKKLTLPVRATDADVALLLGGGALGNLECLSLAFTSVTSACAEQLIKLPALRYLNLWATQFGDAGLQMISEHLQKLQVLNLCETPVSDKGISTLASLTSLRKLNLNSTKLSAQTFESLKKRLPALQEFDVRYTEAW